From Tachyglossus aculeatus isolate mTacAcu1 chromosome 12 unlocalized genomic scaffold, mTacAcu1.pri SUPER_6_unloc_1, whole genome shotgun sequence, the proteins below share one genomic window:
- the LOC119920851 gene encoding duodenase-1-like, producing MQLLLLFLWPLLLPPGARGGEIIGGKEAKPHSRPYMAHLNFYKNGNRHCGGFLVRKDFVLTAAHCSGSEMRVTLGAHNIRNREATQQRIPVVQKFSPNYNGHTFADIMLLKLGHAANMTKEVNIIRLPLLAANVKPGVVCSVAGWGMTGVNGPGSRTLQEVQLEVMSPTTCSRLYRNFRSRDQLCVGNPESHKSSFKGDSGGPLVCGKRAQGIVSYGRLDARPPSVFTRVASYLPWIKEILQKN from the exons GGGAGATTATCGGCGGCAAGGAAGCAAAGCCGCACTCCCGCCCGTACATGGCGCATTTGAATTTCTACAAGAACGGCAATCGGCACTGTGGGGGGTTCCTGGTGCGAAAGGATTTTGTGCTGACAGCTGCTCATTGCAGTGGAAG CGAAATGAGAGTCACTCTCGGGGCTCACAACATCAGAAATCGAGAAGCCACTCAACAGCGAATCCCTGTAGTGCAGAAATTCTCGCCCAACTATAATGGACACACCTTCGCCGACATCATGTTACTTAAG CTGGGCCACGCGGCGAATATGACAAAGGAGGTGAATATTATCCGTCTGCCTTTGCTGGCGGCTAACGTGAAACCTGGTGTCGTGTGTTCTGTGGCTGGATGGGGGATGACGGGAGTGAACGGTCCCGGATCCAGGACGCTGCAGGAGGTGCAGTTGGAAGTGATGTCTCCGACCACCTGTAGCCGTCTCTACCGAAATTTCCGCTCCCGTGACCAACTGTGCGTGGGGAACCCCGAATCGCATAAATCGTCATTCAAG GGAGACTCAGGAGGCCCTCTGGTGTGTGGGAAGCGAGCCCAGGGCATCGTCTCCTACGGGAGACTGGATGCGAGACCTCCCAGCGTCTTTACTCGCGTCGCCTCTTACCTTCCCTGGATCAAGGAGATTCTCCAGAAGAATTAG